The proteins below are encoded in one region of Mya arenaria isolate MELC-2E11 chromosome 15, ASM2691426v1:
- the LOC128220621 gene encoding glycoprotein 3-alpha-L-fucosyltransferase A-like: MNALIIKRISGFGVNNATVFIMAVRCSKVKRQFILLIGLFLVLTFILQMVPSYFEVQTNMLTALQFAKFESRLLNNKSFTVANRLNDPVALWKVHPSDDRILLQAKFNPKIDLSLSPKRILLEQGLAGWNVNDGKQAFVDHDCPVKHCELHGHPNGEEFDARIFKEIELNSHFLGGAQAEVRRHSDQVWIMFALESPEASPSYVGLNDVINWTATYRYDSTMMTPYDKFQIYDNFTQISDYKSDKNYAQGKTKLAAIFVSNCYASNARLEYVKELQQYMDLDFYGSCGNLRCDKGEGNNCFQNLQKEYKFYLSFENANCRDYITEKFFLNALRHDVVPVVMGAHPDDYRRAAPPGSFIHVEDFPNAQALAGHLKRLNEQDDEYNDYFRWKRTGQFVDTKFWCRICSLLWDTDLPHQSIHDLEQWWRGENICIGKRRWDEISNSSKLHVR; this comes from the exons ATGAATGCGTTAATTATTAAACGAATATCTGGCTTTGGTGTTAATAACGCTACAGTTTTCATTATGGCAGTGCGGTGCAGCAAAGTAAAAAGACAGTTTATATTACTGATCGGACTCTTTCTGGTATTGACATTCATTCTTCAAATGGTGCCTTCGTATTTTGAAGTACAGACAAACATGCTCACAGCTTTGCAGTTTGCAAAGTTTGAAAGCCgtttattaaacaataagtCATTTACCGTTGCCAACCGTCTGAACGATCCTGTTGCGCTCTGGAAAGTGCATCCGTCCGACGACAGGATTTTATTGCAAGCTAAGTTTAATCCTAAGATTGACCTAAGTCTTTCGCCAAAGAGGATTCTCCTTGAGCAGGGACTTGCGGGCTGGAACGTCAATGACGGAAAACAAGCGTTTGTTGATCATGACTGCCCTGTAAAGCACTGTGAACTTCATGGACATCCGAATGGGGAAGAGTTTGACGCTAGAATATTTAAGGAAATAGAGTTAAACAGCCATTTTCTCGGAGGCGCGCAAGCAGAGGTGCGCCGTCATTCGGATCAGGTTTGGATCATGTTCGCGTTGGAAAGTCCGGAAGCGTCGCCTTCTTACGTTGGTCTGAACGACGTCATAAACTGGACAGCTACGTATCGTTACGATTCTACGATGATGACTCCGTatgataaatttcaaatttatgataattttacaCAGATATCTGACTATAAGTCGGATAAAAATTACGCTCAAGGCAAGACTAAATTAGCAGCAATATTTGTGTCCAACTGTTATGCGTCAAACGCAAGATTGGAATATGTTAAGGAGCTACAACAGTACATGGATTTGGACTTTTATGGGTCATGCGGGAACTTGAGATGTGATAAGGGGGAAGGCAATAACTGCTTTCAAAATCTACAGAAggaatataagttttatttgtcttttgaaAACGCCAATTGTCGTGATTACATTACCGAGAAGTTCTTTCTAAATGCATTAAG ACATGACGTCGTTCCGGTCGTGATGGGTGCGCATCCAGACGACTACAGACGCGCGGCCCCACCAGGGTCCTTCATCCACGTTGAGGATTTCCCGAATGCACAGGCTCTTGCCGGTCATCTCAAGCGCCTAAATGAGCAAGACGATGAATATAATGACTATTTCCGCTGGAAACGTACCGGACAGTTTGTTGATACAAAGTTTTGGTGTAGAATTTGCTCATTACTATGGGATACCGATCTCCCCCACCAATCAATCCACGACTTAGAACAATGGTGGCGGGGCGAAAATATATGTATCGGCAAACGACGCTGGGATGAGATATCAAACAGCAGTAAATTACATGTGCGATAA